Proteins encoded within one genomic window of Armatimonadota bacterium:
- a CDS encoding M42 family metallopeptidase, with translation MNIELLKELVEGHGVPGQEDQIRAIVARELRGICELSTDAMGNLIAVKKGSGSGKKLMLAAHMDEIGFIVKFIDKDGFIRLQPLGGFDPRQLNSQRVIVHAEGGALNGVLMYGTKPKHMLTDAEANAGQNLDSFFVDCGLGEATKDSVKIGDMVTMSRQMISLGENLSCKAMDDRVCVFIMIEALKAAKSHDWDIYAVATVQEEIGLRGASAAGSGLVPDVVVALDVTLANDIPGVPEQDHVTKLGGGAAIKIMDGSLICHPKVVEHFRQLAIRNEIPHQMEVLPRGGTDAGGIQRLNGGVPAFTLSTPTRYIHTVNETVAKSDVQACIDILARYIEDVHNGDYVYGI, from the coding sequence ATGAATATTGAACTTCTGAAAGAACTCGTTGAAGGCCACGGCGTCCCCGGCCAGGAAGACCAAATTCGGGCGATTGTCGCTCGCGAGTTACGCGGAATCTGTGAACTCAGCACGGATGCGATGGGCAACCTCATCGCAGTTAAAAAGGGCTCGGGAAGTGGTAAGAAGCTGATGCTCGCCGCCCACATGGACGAGATCGGGTTCATTGTTAAGTTTATCGACAAGGACGGATTCATTCGTCTACAGCCGCTCGGAGGATTCGATCCGAGGCAGCTGAACTCGCAACGAGTCATTGTTCACGCCGAGGGTGGTGCTCTGAATGGAGTTTTGATGTACGGCACAAAGCCGAAGCACATGCTGACCGATGCCGAAGCAAATGCGGGGCAAAACCTGGACTCCTTCTTCGTGGACTGCGGTTTGGGCGAGGCGACGAAGGACTCGGTGAAGATCGGAGATATGGTGACCATGTCTCGACAGATGATCTCACTTGGAGAGAATCTGAGCTGTAAGGCGATGGATGATCGCGTTTGTGTCTTCATCATGATCGAGGCGCTCAAGGCGGCGAAGTCGCACGATTGGGATATCTACGCGGTGGCGACAGTCCAGGAAGAGATTGGGCTTCGCGGGGCTTCGGCGGCGGGATCGGGGCTCGTTCCCGACGTGGTCGTCGCCTTGGACGTCACCCTGGCGAATGACATTCCGGGTGTTCCTGAGCAGGATCATGTGACCAAGCTCGGCGGGGGAGCCGCGATCAAGATCATGGATGGCTCGCTGATTTGTCATCCGAAAGTGGTCGAGCATTTCCGCCAACTCGCAATCCGCAACGAGATTCCTCACCAAATGGAAGTTCTTCCTCGGGGCGGAACTGACGCGGGTGGGATCCAGAGGCTGAATGGTGGCGTCCCGGCGTTTACGTTGTCAACTCCAACTCGGTACATTCACACGGTCAACGAGACCGTAGCCAAGAGCGACGTCCAAGCGTGTATCGACATTTTGGCGCGCTACATCGAAGATGTACACAATGGCGATTACGTCTATGGGATCTGA